ctgaaaaaaaattaatgGCAGACATTCAAAACATGCAGaaagtgagcatggttttacgtcgcttttggcaatatttaaaaaacatcacggcggggacaccagagatgggcttcgcacactgtggccatttggggaatcgaacccaggtcttcggcgtggctagcgagcgagcgctttaaccactgggataCCCCCACCAGCACATTTTATAATGGTGATCTAACAGTGATACGGCTGGTCCCAAAGTTACGTACACATCACGTCAGTAGTTCAGTAAGCTTGCAAGAGAAATCATCCAAGACTGCAGATAGAGTATCACGTGGAATCTTTTTCGTATATTGGATGGTAAAATCTCGTTTTTTCGGGGGAAAATCTACCTTCTGAAACGTCCGGGTGAATGTATGTCTTGAGTGACGAGACATTGTTATGGAGTAACGCCAATTAAATCATATTTGATAACGCTGAAACTGAAATCCTAGAAAGTGAAAGTTATGATTATCTTAACTCTGTGGAGAACAAATTGCACATGTATGACATTCATTCTACGTTCTTCCAGAATTTAACCCCCGTGCATTCTTCGAGTTCATGAAAAAGCAAGCCGCCGAAGTCCTTGGCTATGCGAAGGATTTGAAAGACATAGGGGCGATCCTCAGCGCACCGCAGCTGGGTAAGTAAATCAGAACAAACCGATTATTTGACCATGGACAAATATATCTGAGTTTTCTGTGTGGTTGAGCGCGTGAGTgtttgagtggttgagtgagtgagtgagtgattgagcaaGTGAGTGGTTGAGTCAGTTAGTCAGTTGACAATATGATAGCCATACAGCAGGTGTCCCTTTCAACTGCTTTCTAGATGTGAATAACATTCAAAACCAGCCATAATGAGGAAATGGTGTGGggaaataaatgtcaaaataggGAAATGTGCTGTGAGGAATGTCCCTGGTGGAGAAAAAATCCTACACTGACAGCATGACGTTAGGGTTATGTACATGCTTAGATGTTCCAGAGATCCGGGGACAGGACATACTGAACATCTGCGCGTGTCCAGATAGTTCCAGAGATCCGGGGACAGGACATACTGAACATCTGCGCGTGTCCAGATAGTTCCAGAGATCCGGGGACAGGACATACTGAACATCTGCGCGTGTCCAGATAGTTCCAGAAGGGTGTGGAATTAGCATACAGACCATACACATTGGACAAatgtcacacacacagagatagtgtgtgtgtgtgtgtgtgggggggggggggggggagtgtgtgtgtgtgtgtgagagtgtgtgtgtgagagatagatagagagagtctgtgtgtgagagagagagtgtgtgtgtgtgagagagagagagagaaagagagagagagggagagcgTACGaaagcttaaaggtcacatgcaaccaaaaaatcaaacataattaaaacacatgtatcacttattcatgacatacaatatacattgctgcttttaaaaaaagaaataaacaaattataagcgtacaatcgcgattcaaaagtgccttattttgtacttgggcttacttcccccgaaacgaagccctcgggagaccgaacccagtcatagatggtggatatgcactcaagtgtaacgacggcttccgattggctgtttcatttgctgatatgctaagggttcattgtgtgtacagaaagatgatctgtttgataggcattttagaagcatagccggtcacaagaaagtaagattctgtatggataacaacttctttttgtgtacttgatgcgtcgtttcagtatggattcatatactgttgtcaaacaaaatcatatacccCAAAAGAAGccattatccatgaagaatgtagagatgttgggtttggaaaatacatgttctccgaatttgcgctcgatccaatcaaaaatcatttcagtagAGATGATAAActactggaatctgtcattcgtccaagtacaaagcaggacttgaaactgacaagagtttgcaccagtttccgtcagatccagtcatccgaaaaaaatgaaagtagtatgtttgcaacccacagacataaaaacatgacatgtgtatcacacgtgcctaattacataatgtggcagacacgggactcgggtgcacgagtcataaatcaacttattttctttatgtcgtatagtctgataggtgttaagttcaaattgcacgtggtcaatgatcgaagctgtgtattgcatgttgtctttagcagacaggcaggtagacatataggtgtgaataaaccagccactgagctttctctgtgacagagactgcttaccacaatcaacaagtttttttacgtaacgagtagattatttacttgtttgtgtacacaaccaagattagactactgctcacaacctcagacgctgggcatacatactgtttccagctccgcgaacctattaactgcgcatgcgtcacgggcgcagcgcagcacatctgttggaaccagttttccccccagcgctggggggaatttagtgaaacgtttgaactccgatttcgcgggcttttttttcatcgcgtttttcccaactttataggctgaattggcattttttatgatttgtttcggtaaatgcataccgaaaggtacaagaatctgcaaagttgtgttttacgttgcatgtgacctttaatgattttgtggcaGAAAGCTTTAGTTCCAGATATGGAAGAGCGTTTTCATCTAGTATAAAACATATCGGGGAAAAGGTTCGGTCTAATTTTTAGAATGTTTCATTGACTGTTTCAGACCTAGCGGCGTTGGAGAAGAAACATAAGGATTTGGAGGAAGTAGAGCGCTCATTTGATTCGACTGAGGAATTTTTGCTGCAGGCTCTCTCTGCGCTCTTTAAAAGTGAGACTCATAGGGTCTGGGTGGGCAGAAGGTCATATGAAGGGGTAGGGTGGGCGACTGAGGAATTTTTGCTGCAGGCTCTCTCTGCGCTCTTTAAAAGTGAGACTCATAGGGTCTGGGTGGGCAGAAGGTCATATGAAGGGGTAGGGTGGGCGACTGAGGAATTTTTGCTGCAGGCTCTCTCTGCGCTCTTTAAAAGTGAGACTCATAGGGTCTGGGTGGGCAGAAGGTCATATGAAGGGGTAGGGTGGGCGACTGAGGAATTTTTGCTGCAGGCTCTCTCTGCGCTCTTTAAAAGTGAGACTCATAGGGTCTGGGTGGGCAGAAGGTCATATGAAGGAGTAGGGTGGGCAGAAGGTCAGATGACGGGATAGGGTGGGCAGAAGATCAGCTGACGGGATAGGGTGGGCAAAAGGTCAAATGACAGGGCGGGGAGGGCAGAAGAGAAGTGGGGAGGGTCCCCCGAAGCAATATTCACTCCCCAAAGTCAGACCCCCAAAAGGCAGACCTCCCATAAGACAGACTCAGTGAGTACATTAATTAGCTGAACGCTGCTGTCCACCCCTACTTCCGCTGACCCAAATCACCACAGAGAATACTAACAGAACAGAATTTTATcctcacaaaatacaaaaagtgATATACTGAacatacagatatatatatatatatttatataaacataaataaaatgttCACGTGGTATCGTTAGAAGAGGCACAGTGTCATATACATTTGGATAATTTGAGGATGAGTGCTTGATGATAACATTTCATGAGGAAAACATATTAACAGACTGAGGGactcaaatattttgataaaattgATTTTATCACTTAGTCGgtgttctttcaaaatattcagctaGCGTATTGTTTCTATCGGTAACATGTAATTTGTTGTGCAAAATCTTTTTAGGAAATTCTGCTTTGAAAAGGTACTTTTGGATATGGTTCAGGAATAATTGCATTCTTATACATTAAATAATAAAATCCTTCTGATGACCGTGACTGAGTAATACTTGAATTCCCAAATTGTACTAACTAGTCTAAAAGGGGCCCTCTGCATATTATTCTTAAACAAGGTAACATTATTAGCATATTGAGGGGCCCATACATAAGGAATtcacaagtatatatatgtatatatatgtgcgtgtgtgtgtgtgtgtgtgtgtgtgtgtgtgtgtgtgtgtgtctgtctgtctgtctgtctgtctgtgtgtgtctctgtgtgtgtatgcaacatgtttttatttaaaaGTCTAAATTCATTACATGTCTTTTCTTATCTGGGCACATACCATTGTTGTCAAGTGCATACCTTATTAGCTTTATGCAACCAACCATAATATGTGTTATTTAAGCGGTCTGTGTTTTGGAGGTCTGCCCTATGGGATGATACCTTCTGTTTATTTACTTCCGGCGACGCAGGTAATGGGGTCACACGTTGTAGTCATGCGGGGAACTTAAGCCAGATCTTCGATCATTAGACCACCCTAATGATATCGTTTGTACTGTAAGTATTTGCTAACTAGTGATGTAGACAGTGTGTTGCTGTAAGTTAACCCTAGCTGCGTTATTTCAGAGCCGGAAGGTGAAGGTGGCCCCCCTCCTCCTATGTGTGGGAGTTTCGTGGAATATGTAGAACGCGTCCATAAGGAGGGTAAGTCGTGAGAGTTATAGGACTAAATGAGTTGCTCAGTATTACAATCTCGACAATTTGTCCAGCTGAAGAAATCACTCACTAAAGAAAAATTCGTTGATGTGTGTTGATATTACACTTATTGAAATATGagtgcacacacgcacacactcacgcacacacacgcacactcacgcatgcacaacacacaaacaagaatcaAATATATATTCGCTAATGCAAAAAGGGCATGATTGTTTTAATATAATTTTCCCTCAGAGATTTCATTTGATCCACTGACGGCGAAGGACCGGCTAGCTGCCACCTTTGAGTGTCTTGGCAATAAGATCCTGGAAATCTTTGACAAGTTGGAACAGGCTGCATCGGGTAAGAAATTAAAATATAATTGGTATCATCAGATTGTGAAAACGTGTGCCGCTCCCTCTCAGTAACATGTGTCCGTACAGCCATTTTGTCAGTTATGTGGAGGTCATCAATTTTCCACACTGACGTATCAGTCACATAAGTTATGTTGATGTAGTTGTGTTGACATTACCTTTGTATTTGCCGATGAAACTTGTCTCTgtttgtgtccaacaacctagCTGGACATGAAGGATggtaatttcaaaatgttaataGTCGGAAATGGATTTAACTGGACAAGATACCTAGATATTGTGAAtttactcagatgtatggaCCAACTAATTTTTTTACCAGATCATCGGActggctagctgtaaatttagatAGTCCGTCAGAACTATAGCACGTCATACACTGCCCATGGTGAGGCAGGATGCGCTCTTATTTTCGAGATTACTGGTTTCTCATTGGATGGGGGTATGGGTGggttgggggggtgggggggtggtgGTGTTATGGGCTGCAGGTCAAGAATTAACAGTTAATGCACTAAAAGACCAGAAGCTGGTTACATGCCGACATTGGGATGTTCAATTTACATGCCTCACTGGATATTTGAAGGTACTCCCACACCCGAACAGGAACTGGAATTGGTTCTGCACACCTTGGGAAAGATCATATCCTTCAATCGGGCCGAGCGGTGGTTTTACGATGTTATTGAGGAAATCTGTGAGTATACACATGCCTCTGTCGTGGCCCACTTCACTCGCTAAGTCACACGTTGACTCAACAACAGCATTCATGCCTTGACGTCCTATTAAAAAGTCCTTACTTAGCGAAAACCCACTCAAAGATCTTCAGTTGGGTCGGAAATAGGTATTCACGGAGTACATGCACCTCAGACATTGATACATAACATGCCTAGTTAGTGAGTGAAATATTTCCAATTCATAATATGctaaaaaaaaacatatgcCATACAAAATGTGATATTTCACATTAATATTGCTGCCGTATCGTACTTACACTGTTTGATCAGTATTTATACATACCCCATCAGCATATAATGCTCCTGATACTCAGCGGTCGAAATTACCGCTGGCCCGGAGGCCCAGCGCCGGTCGTTATTGTATCTGGTCGGCACTTTCAAATATGAGCAGGCCATCATCCACACTCAgtcatgttacgataacttacagtttcacttcctggtatttcagcgctgTGGCGAAGGATTGTCCGTACCAGTCTGACAAATAAAACCTCTTCTGTGTCCAGTAGGCTTCGCTTGATCTTGTAGAAatagtgtgaaactgtgtacagtgtagtctattttgcttttatgggcctgcagatttcattcagagcctgtagattttaaagcctgcaggtaGCAGCTGGCCCTGATGTCCAGGTGGTAacttaaagtattgcaa
The nucleotide sequence above comes from Haliotis asinina isolate JCU_RB_2024 chromosome 5, JCU_Hal_asi_v2, whole genome shotgun sequence. Encoded proteins:
- the LOC137283295 gene encoding uncharacterized protein, encoding MNTLVVIALLFVVPALHVQGGTFQATSPPPQAPTSPPPVGTNPPQGGNPPQGGNPPKKFNPRAFFEFMKKQAAEVLGYAKDLKDIGAILSAPQLDLAALEKKHKDLEEVERSFDSTEEFLLQALSALFKKPEGEGGPPPPMCGSFVEYVERVHKEEISFDPLTAKDRLAATFECLGNKILEIFDKLEQAASGTPTPEQELELVLHTLGKIISFNRAERWFYDVIEEIYPEDDGGEKKRQMKDELLKLLLRRVLDNEPANKRSLGALRSLLTSKHRK